One window of Plasmodium relictum strain SGS1 genome assembly, chromosome: 14 genomic DNA carries:
- the DRN1 gene encoding debranching enzyme-associated ribonuclease, putative — MSNIDEFYEYAKNNFLNFLNKNNINSKNEERNKIQENKSIIKGINKKDLSDIENLKSKELIDNENYDEKYKNFIMKKKEKKEKKKKKFRENSYSVSSYDEKNDSSNKKKKKKRKYEEYKKIQREKERKKKKKKDIERDRYRDRERENKSYVDDSISDDDQNNPKNEDISPPNDYQFKNNLETHLPENSKLKIKLEKIIAEKKNNMMLKNSLNKNLVDCKYCIDSNSFNKINKLNVVSISDRSYICYYNYKNIFLKDQLFISPIEHTTSITNTNFETVKDIRNHMKSLTAMLEANNHTCIFIEFNNCFNSRIELISMRKTKHTYINCYIIPIELLEKAKIYFKKNLDDINSLYRENKQLIITDNKYAPYNIIPKKIPYVSINFSLVETYIQVIENNYDYINMCRCIFTDLFKKDKLYKYFTNFQQYVNAVEQFKSLYEKYDWTNYVNK; from the coding sequence ATGAGTAACATTGATGAATTTTATGAATatgcaaaaaataattttttaaattttttaaataaaaataatataaattctaaaaatgaagaaagaaataaaattcaagaaaataaaagtataattaAAGGGATAAATAAGAAAGATTTATCTgatatagaaaatttaaaaagcaAAGAATTAATTGACAATGAAAACTatgatgaaaaatataaaaattttataatgaaaaagaaggaaaaaaaggaaaagaagaaaaagaaattcaGAGAAAATTCTTACAGTGTATCGTCTTATGACGAAAAAAATGATtctagtaataaaaaaaagaaaaaaaaaaggaaatatgaagaatataaaaaaattcaaagagaaaaagaaagaaaaaagaaaaaaaaaaaagatatagaaAGAGATAGATATAGAGATAGAGAAAGAGAAAACAAATCATATGTTGATGATTCTATCAGTGATGATGATCAAAATAACcctaaaaatgaagatatatCTCCCCCTAATGATTATCAGTTTAAAAATAATCTTGAAACACATCTTCCAGAAAATAGtaaactaaaaataaaattagaaaaaataatagctgaaaaaaaaaataatatgatgCTAAAAAACTCATTAAACAAAAACTTAGTTGATTGCAAATATTGCATTGATTCcaattcatttaataaaataaataaattaaatgtaGTTAGTATTAGTGATAGGTCATACATatgttattataattataaaaatatattcttaaaGGATCAGTTGTTTATTTCACCTATCGAGCATACAACTAGCATAACTAATACTAATTTTGAAACAGTTAAAGATATACGTAATCACATGAAATCATTAACAGCTATGTTAGAAGCAAATAATCATAcatgtatttttattgaattcAATAATTGTTTTAATTCGAGAATTGAGTTAATATCTATGAGAAAAACTaaacatacatatataaattgttACATAATACCAATAGAGCTATTAGAAAAAgcaaaaatttatttcaaaaaaaatttagatgaTATAAATTCTTTATATAGAGAAAACAAACAGTTAATTATTACTGATAATAAATATGCACCTTATAATATAATACCTAAAAAAATTCCATACGTatcaattaatttttctctTGTTGAAACATATATACAAGTcattgaaaataattatgattatataaatatgtgtAGATGCATTTTTACcgatctttttaaaaaagacaagctatataaatattttactaATTTTCAGCAATATGTAAATGCAGTAGAACAATTTAAAAGTTTATATGAAAAGTATGATTGGACTAATTAcgtaaataaataa
- the TSR3 gene encoding ribosome biogenesis protein TSR3, putative — MKNSYLERKKYSIHNLIKIINERKKENDRNKENIEYNKKELGDENNEIYSNMKKKKSKKKQKQMNLDNEKSVNSSGQSTIEFNGKDDCIKEISDNEEPDDDNDINDKKDEFVNEINDNENQCTSEHSDNINKNRDEIKLFMIDYKECQNKKCSCKKLYRFKKIKKVQANKKFKGIVLTPFCEKYFSINDKHIVENFGLSVVDCSWKSLDLLKKIKYSNQRKLPYIIAVNSINYGKPYKLSCLESLAFCLYICNYNKQCNDILNIYKWSINFTNLNKELLDKYKLCKNHDEIKKAEIQFIETYLDEKKENKKIDQYKIIYEDNYI, encoded by the coding sequence atgaaGAATAGCTAtttagaaagaaaaaaatattcaattcataatttaattaaaataattaatgaaagaaaaaaagaaaatgatagaaataaagaaaatatagaatacaataaaaaagaattaggAGATGAAAACAATGAAATATATAgcaatatgaaaaaaaaaaagagcaaaaaaaaacaaaaacaaatgaATTTGGATAATGAGAAAAGTGTAAACAGTTCTGGTCAATCTACAATTGAATTTAATGGAAAAGATGATtgtataaaagaaattagcGATAATGAAGAACCTGATGATGATAATGatattaatgataaaaaagatgaatttgtaaatgaaataaatgataatgaaaaCCAATGCACAAGTGAACATAGTGATaatatcaataaaaatagagatgaaattaaattatttatgatTGATTACAAGGAGtgtcaaaataaaaaatgctCATGTAAAAAACTATAtcgttttaaaaaaataaagaaagttcaagcaaataaaaaatttaagggAATTGTATTAACGCCATTTtgtgaaaaatatttttcaataaatGATAAACATATTGTTGAAAATTTTGGATTATCAGTAGTTGATTGCTCATGGAAATCAttagatttattaaaaaaaataaaatattctaaTCAAAGAAAGTTACCCTATATTATTGCAGTTAATAGTATCAACTATGGAAAGCCCTATAAGCTTTCATGTTTAGAATCACTAGCTTtctgtttatatatatgtaattataataaacaaTGCAATGATATActaaacatatataaatggAGTATTAACTTTACTAATTTAAACAAAGAATTATTAGATAAATATAAGTTATGTAAAAATCatgatgaaattaaaaaagctGAAATTCAATTCATAGAAACTTAtttagatgaaaaaaaagaaaataaaaaaatagatcaatataaaattatttatgaagataattatatataa
- the HP1 gene encoding heterochromatin protein 1, putative: protein MTASDEEFEIGDILEIKKKRNGFLYLVKWKGYSDDENTWEPESNLTHLTSFKKKMENLKMNYLKKNDTPNESKNTKNHILSIQDDSSIKSKSRNSSISKKKNNNKIVTNKMESKKNISHSDNSLKKSDKEDNESIKQETNSNDSNLLNVEDVYSVRIKNRKMEFLASLKNASPQWVEESNIRRTGHLNIKVNDFKKYIRRKKNAKGNRIVIKNLHNVGDELYISVIHNINNKEIHSLYPSKVIEYIYPQELLNFLLSRLRYRTA from the coding sequence atgactGCGTCAGATGAAGAATTTGAAATTGGTGATATacttgaaataaaaaaaaaaagaaatggttttttatatttagtaAAATGGAAAGGATATTCTGATGATGAAAATACATGGGAACCCGAAAGTAATTTAACACATTTGACAagttttaagaaaaaaatggaaaatttaaaaatgaattatttaaaaaaaaatgatacacCTAATGAGAGTAAGAACACAAAGAACCATATTTTATCAATTCAAGATGACAGTAGTATTAAATCCAAAAGTAGAAATTCTtcaatttcaaaaaaaaaaaataataataaaattgtaaCAAACAAAATggaaagtaaaaaaaatatatctcaCTCGGATAactctttaaaaaaaagtgataaaGAAGATAATGAATCCATAAAACAAGAGACTAATAGCAACGATAgcaatttattaaatgtagAAGACGTATATAGTgttagaattaaaaatagaaaaatggAATTTTTGGCTAGCTTGAAAAATGCTTCACCACAATGGGTAGAAGAATCAAATATCAGAAGAACTGGTCATTTAAACATTAAAGTTAACgattttaagaaatatattagaagaaaaaaaaatgctaaGGGGAATAGAATcgtaattaaaaatttacataatgTTGGAgatgaattatatatttctgtTATTCATAATATAAACAATAAAGAAATCCATAGTTTATATCCATCAAAAGTTATTGAATATATTTATCCTCAAgaacttttaaattttttattatctagACTTCGCTACCGAACAGCATAA
- the SET10 gene encoding histone-lysine N-methyltransferase, H3 lysine-4 specific, putative — translation MSISPIKYESKILSNLANMLKLSEKTDKEILSEIKEDSSSIKFEIDEDIKEVLDINKINCTCEESKKKIEEYKGKKFEYFYNVETYGVDFFLDICNALGRSNYKPFLTEEGKNEIMNGLRIRRNSNLYKYVSFFLSKERLNRDRLNDGKTPENIYHCFRCLKSVLHIYVDEKNSSEKKMYLKDKYITEEMEYKIENEMLKEKESFQKNEDHRKGIISVSKYKLELTSLSKKSNEKIMKDIFEQTKNMRIQKECSLNKNLIKKSNTFENVNNYNKTILYDKYKLKNNNDNISNFSNEKNDKRSQSINKKKKLDFQNNVLKRNSYKKNSNTSTYIYDKNQEEQQQTTPKNRKNRNSNNSFLNKNQSNEISKNNSVNLKNNNDKNVRSKTLIKKGNINKSIEKKIERGNGKGNKTSYELKNNIISDEIGKSEMYNETVNSSIISDGVLNNKKSENFKNYKNEIEIKNNNNNSNEVEYHQNFDVKFNSTSDEINKNGSIAKELKSKDTLSDEVKKNSIKKEIKKSNNSYEEEKEKIVSESYNEEEYGYNESDDTSYSTDDSNYMKYLRKKKKLQEQGKIVIDLDLLHGNSIKYTNKQNKEEKFQDKLRMGELKKILEEKKMVFCKIEDIAKKRNKRYVKTQVLSEDSKIERVYFSHKMKKFYNSKSGYFGCGWSNNKMEWTPFIHAPFFDNQHNAIYKNRNKKLYEEIYDTLLHGRIHPDIRIVELKDHKHPIRLCTPYNEDCYSIVYTGKKINSTDDRIIFGEYTGFVANNRELSQEKHQYMFALTFNKKVFNDKKNVVFINEIESDEEDNDDSNTVNSLNNNMNNNELSEKLTNKMKKNVKGKSFSNLINSRNHNSSNNIHKVKKSKNLNNLIILPDNYTYAVDSSYMFNEMSLVNHYKTCSIFNNYDFRINAEWQLVYLDGWPHIILTSIPGIEINPGEEIFADFGFEWFERVNDTCLNEFIKNNFEHRLNKLNLSKDKLFIGLDDIVEKYNLLKNNTTCNICMHNINTDGNNFIMCSGCNSIYHLKCVHKLNEEVNENYDWFCSSCIQFCLNLINQKEFLNYIEKENQKKLIDLFNDVQIDNLKEYNKSLSNSTFDKTTFVESQNDGIDNVHKCYENIRKLLQSKENINDLEKNKEILDDILEKKESENNLSENKENEDNFLKNERGNNLLLNNFEIQLLVYYKKKINDLLVIREKIDFFLNSDNYKSTLKMRKGTLNFLLQNKKCIEDFIKINENINDLLKKKEKNSNFVKEENEQKLKKKNSDNLVDDSSCNLLTKDKKENTLREEKLSFEKSGNDTSEIDSNFSNTYEKILYKKSNNIVKNLKEMRKKDKNNNVCCNYMMKLSKKYIGFPLIKDFEKGISTNQPSLPLNDHLKKLSVCSSCYNKHHDLAKAIICRVTKMHFHSNYNDCLTDEDLFKSSSECIQSVIRELANTIKEYRKKELNGAYLNIIKSDNSIIENDKNMNLEINFSNISPFEVKNDSFNKLEKDDKSFYEIKGSLNKENHHTNDKIFKENKNSLSIEKKKNIDNYDRKKEKNTLHNNLSETVNNKENFNTNNSNKRKHNSDIELTKINQEKEYLKSENNDLHKNKKSPQNEVNDSSIIKNNNIKNKSPHKNETLKSEKFSNVNLNNTKEILGKEVNNFNSLINNNKVSNFVPLFGIELGKTKFQREFTNGTFVGTVTKHIKDEDNNNFFVITYEDGDVEWITPCFLFQELLKQSTNNIEYPLASSFKDLFHQDFKKDIKLNNCSLELKIEKRKRKSNCEYNCNNNSITKRQKNMHEENSLRNKKNTEYDLSVSKRSVNKLKNSEASDSIGKKKK, via the coding sequence ATGAGTATTTCTCCGATAAAATATGAATCAAAAATACTAAGCAATTTAGCTAATATGCTAAAACTAAGCGAAAAAACAGACAAGGAAATATTAAgtgaaataaaagaagatagTTCGTCAATTAAATTTGAAATTGATGAGGATATAAAAGAAGTTcttgatataaataaaattaattgtaCATGTGAagaatctaaaaaaaaaatagaagaataCAAAGGTAAGAAATTTGAGTATTTTTACAATGTTGAAACATATGGagtagatttttttttagatatttGCAATGCTTTAGGAAGGTCAAATTATAAACCTTTTTTAACTGAAGaaggaaaaaatgaaataatgaaTGGATTAAGAATTAGAAGAAAttcaaatttatataaatatgtttctttttttttaagtaaggAACGATTAAATAGAGATAGATTAAATGATGGAAAGACAccagaaaatatatatcattgTTTTAGGTGTTTAAAAAGTGTTTTACACATTTATgtagatgaaaaaaatagttcTGAAAAGAAAATGTATTTAAAGGATAAATACATAACTGAAGAAATGgaatataaaatagaaaatgaaatgttaaaagaaaaagaaagttTTCAAAAGAACGAAGACCATAGAAAAGGAATAATATCAGTTAGCAAATATAAATTAGAATTGACTTCTTTAAGTAAAAAATcgaatgaaaaaattatgaaagaTATTTTTGAACAGACAAAAAATATGAGAATACAGAAAGAGTGCTCGCTAAACAAAAATCtcataaaaaaaagcaaCACATTCGAAAatgttaataattataataaaacaattttatatgataaatataaattaaaaaataataatgataatatttcaaatttttcaaatgaaaaaaatgacaaAAGATCTCAAagtataaacaaaaaaaaaaaattagactttcaaaataatgtattaaaaagaaattcatACAAAAAAAACAGCAATACATCCACCTatatttatgataaaaaCCAAGAGGAACAGCAACAGACTACAcctaaaaatagaaaaaataggAATAgcaataattcatttttaaataaaaaccaAAGCAATGAAATAAGCAAAAATAATTCagttaatttaaaaaacaataatgataaaaatgtaaGAAGTAAGACActaattaaaaaaggaaacaTTAATAAAtctatagaaaaaaaaattgaaaggGGGAATGGAAAGGGGAATAAAACTTcttatgaattaaaaaataatattatttcagACGAAATAGGAAAAAGTGAAATGTATAATGAAACTGTAAACAGTAGTATAATATCTGATGGAGtactaaataataaaaaaagtgaaaattttaaaaattacaaaaatgaaattgaaataaaaaataataataataattcaaatgaaGTGGAATATCATCAAAATTTTGatgtaaaatttaatagCACATCAGAtgagataaataaaaatggaagCATAGCAAAAGAACTAAAAAGTAAAGATACATTATCTgatgaagtaaaaaaaaatagtataaaaaaagagataaaaaaaagtaataattcatatgaagaggaaaaagaaaaaatcgTTTCAGAAAGTTATAATGAAGAAGAATATGGTTACAACGAAAGCGATGATACATCTTACTCTACAGATGATTCCAATTACatgaaatatttaagaaaaaaaaaaaaattacaagaaCAAGGAAAAATTGTTATTGATTTAGATTTATTACATGGAAACTCTATAAAATATACTAACaaacaaaataaagaagaaaaattccAAGATAAATTAAGAATGggagaattaaaaaaaatattagaagaaaaaaaaatggtgtTTTGTAAAATAGAAGATAttgcaaaaaaaagaaataaaagatatgTAAAAACACAAGTGTTATCTGAAGATTCAAAAATTGAAAGAGTATATTTTAGtcataaaatgaaaaaattttataattctaAGTCAGGATATTTTGGTTGTGGTTggtcaaataataaaatggaaTGGACTCCTTTTATTCATGCACCTTTTTTTGATAATCAACATAATgcaatatataaaaatagaaataaaaaattatatgaagaaATATATGATACTTTATTGCATGGTCGAATACATCCAGATATAAGAATAGTGGAGTTAAAAGATCATAAACATCCAATAAGACTATGCACCCCATATAATGAAGATTGCTATTCTATTGTGTATACAGGAAAGAAAATAAACTCAACGGATGATAGAATAATATTTGGTGAATATACTGGTTTTGTTGCTAATAATAGAGAATTATCACAAGAAAAGCATCAATATATGTTTGCTTTAACtttcaataaaaaagtatttaatgataaaaaaaatgttgtttttattaatgaaatagAATCAGATGAGGAAGATAATGATGACAGCAATACAgtaaattcattaaataataatatgaataataatgaattgagtgaaaaattaacaaataaaatgaaaaaaaatgtaaaaggTAAATCATTttctaatttaattaattctcGAAATCATAACTCCTCAAATAATATtcataaagtaaaaaaatcaaaaaatttaaacaatTTAATTATACTACCAGATAATTACACATATGCTGTTGATTCCTCTTATATGTTTAACGAAATGTCATTAGTTAATCATTACAAGACTTGTAgcatatttaataattatgattTCAGGATAAATGCCGAATGGCAATTGGTTTATCTTGATGGATGGCCtcatattattttaactTCTATCCCAGGTATAGAAATTAACCCAGGAGAAGAAATTTTTGCTGATTTTGGTTTTGAATGGTTTGAAAGAGTTAATGATACATgtttaaatgaatttattaaaaataatttcgaGCATAGATTAAACAAATTAAACTTAAGtaaagataaattatttattggATTAGATGATATTGTAGAAAAatacaatttattaaaaaataataccaCATGTAATATTTGTATGCATAATATTAATACTGAtggaaataattttattatgtgTTCAGGGTGTAATAGTATTTATCATCTAAAATGTGTTCATAAATTAAACGAAGAagttaatgaaaattatgatTGGTTTTGTTCTAGCTGTATTCAATTTTGCCTGAATTTAATTAATCAAAaggaatttttaaattatattgaaaaagaaaatcaaaaaaaattgattgaTCTATTTAATGATGTACAAATAGATAATTTGAAGGAATATAACAAGTCTTTAAGTAATAGCACCTTTGATAAAACTACATTCGTTGAATCTCAAAATGATGGCATTGATAATGTACATAAAtgttatgaaaatataagaaaattattgcaaagcaaagaaaatataaatgatttggaaaaaaataaagaaatattggATGATATATTagagaaaaaagaaagtgaaaataatttgtcagaaaataaagaaaatgaagacaattttttaaaaaatgaaagaggtaataatttattattaaataacttTGAAATTCAATTACTagtttattataaaaaaaaaattaatgatttaTTGGTAATTAGAGAAAAAAttgatttctttttaaatagtgACAATTACAAGAGTACCTTGAAAATGAGAAAAGGAAcattaaattttctattacaaaataaaaaatgtattgaagattttataaaaataaatgagaaTATTAATGATTTgctaaagaaaaaagaaaaaaattctaatttTGTAAAAGAAGAGAatgaacaaaaattaaaaaaaaagaacagtGATAACTTAGTAGATGATTCAAGTTGTAATTTGCTAACAAAagataaaaaggaaaatactCTGAGAGAAGAAAAGTTATCTTTTGAGAAATCTGGGAATGATACTAGTGAAATAGAttctaatttttcaaatacatatgaaaaaatattatacaaaAAGTCAAATAACAttgttaaaaatttaaaagaaatgagaaaaaaagataaaaataataatgtatGTTGTAATTATATGATGaaattaagtaaaaaatatataggaTTTCCTCTAATAAAAGATTTTGAAAAAGGAATAAGCACTAATCAACCATCTCTTCCCTTAAATGATCATTTAAAGAAATTGTCAGTCTGTTCTAGTTGTTATAATAAGCATCATGATTTGGCAAAGGCAATTATATGTCGAGTAACAAAAATGCATTTTCATTCTAATTATAATGATTGTCTAACTGATGAGGATTTATTCAAATCATCAAGTGAATGCATCCAATCAGTTATAAGGGAACTAGCAAATActataaaagaatataggaaaaaagaattaaatggTGCATATttaaacataataaaaagtgATAATTCTATAattgaaaatgataaaaatatgaatttagaaataaattttagtAATATTTCTCCATTCGAAGTAAAGAACGATAGTTTCAATAAATTGGAAAAGGATGATAAAtctttttatgaaataaaaggatcattaaataaagaaaatcaTCATacaaatgataaaatttttaaagaaaataaaaattcattaagtatagagaaaaagaaaaatatcgATAATTATGacagaaaaaaagaaaagaatacattacataataatttaagtgaaacagttaataataaagagaatTTCAACACAAACAATTCTAATAAACGTAAGCATAACAGTGATATTGAATTAACTAAAATTAATCAGGAAAAAGAATACTTGAAaagtgaaaataatgatttacataagaataaaaaatctCCTCAAAATGAAGTAAATGATTCTagcataataaaaaataataatattaaaaataaaagtcctcataaaaatgaaactttaaaaagtgaaaaattttcaaatgtaaatttaaataatacaaaagaaatattagGTAAAGAAGTGAATAATTTCAATTCCttgataaataataataaagtaaGTAATTTTGTTCCCCTTTTTGGTATAGAATTAGGAAAAACTAAATTTCAAAGAGAATTTACAAATGGAACTTTCGTTGGTACTGTTACTAAGCATATAAAAGatgaagataataataatttttttgttataacttATGAGGATGGTGACGTTGAGTGGATAACTCCGTGCTTTTTATTTCAAGAACTTTTAAAACAGTCAACAAACAATATTGAATATCCTTTAGCTAGTAGCTTTAAGGATTTGTTTCATcaagattttaaaaaagatataaaactTAACAACTGTTCCttagaattaaaaattgaaaaaagaaaaagaaagagtAATTGTGAATATAATTGTAACAACAATAGTATTACTAAAAGACAGAAGAATATGCATGAAGAAAATTCAttgagaaataaaaaaaacacaGAATATGACTTAAGCGTGTCTAAAAGAAGcgttaataaattaaaaaattctgaAGCTAGTGATTCAAttgggaaaaaaaaaaaatag
- the IMC1h gene encoding inner membrane complex protein 1h, putative, whose amino-acid sequence MPYQELYESNKNYENENDDINYNEITNNMLEKIDKHMSEESSVFPNYSENIDKNAAANLNEEKNATNEPALLGSEKDISQENGINKNIAHASLYPRRVMTALGPLPLPEEFKKNIPEKFVAKPIIEEREIYVSKKERKQREIEIPHVKYEHSFEKIKKQFKVSKLVPSVSQVIKEVPKEVLKPVIEEKIIEVPQGVKYVEVPVEVPCLYPPKIVPKVVTQYVERIVETIKPVVQEKIIEVPQTVIKQVPKIKTVEVPYYVPRYVEKIVEVPFKPNGEMPKLGTNAPFSISESLPPLKPTHFLNNHQFPNEQFYMQNSMFPQMNNYSKSLEQNIMNSTMPIIPNLSMPTNILKPMNSKQSFNNSPMNFPMNSSSFLNSNGDYNGQENLASQIENLPHTHNLPEGLQWHYPDGVMNKTIMNNRCVPPLVVTCPPEIGRVTCSRKDIQPDILTKTGVYEFDGFKKKGTSQSLFPPLAHHDQVPFLPPPAAPGTPDVRTIENNQY is encoded by the coding sequence atGCCTTATCAAGAATTATATGAAtccaataaaaattatgagaatgaaaatgatgataTTAATTACAATGAAATAACTAATAATATGCTAGAAAAAATAGACAAGCATATGAGTGAAGAATCATCTGTTTTTCCTAATTACTCAGAAAATATAGACAAAAATGCAGCTGCTAacttaaatgaagaaaaaaatgcaaCAAATGAGCCAGCTCTATTAGGAAGTGAAAAAGATATTAGTCAAGAAAATGgaataaataagaatataGCGCATGCTTCATTATACCCTCGTAGGGTAATGACAGCACTAGGCCCATTGCCTTTACCagaagaatttaaaaaaaatataccaGAAAAATTTGTTGCAAAACCTATAATTGAAGAAAGAGAAATATATGTGTCAAAAAAGGAAAGAAAACAAAGAGAAATAGAAATCCCACATGTTAAATATGAGCATTCATTtgaaaaaatcaaaaagCAATTCAAAGTTAGCAAATTAGTACCAAGCGTTTCACAGGTAATAAAAGAAGTACCAAAGGAAGTATTAAAACCAGtaattgaagaaaaaataattgaagTTCCTCAAGGAGTGAAATATGTTGAAGTTCCAGTAGAAGTACCATGCTTATATCCACCTAAAATAGTACCTAAAGTAGTAACACAATATGTAGAAAGAATAGTAGAGACCATTAAACCGGTGGTgcaagaaaaaattattgaagtTCCACAAACAGTTATAAAACAAGTaccaaaaattaaaacagtGGAAGTACCTTATTATGTACCAAGATACGTAGAAAAAATAGTTGAAGTACCTTTTAAGCCAAATGGAGAAATGCCCAAATTAGGTACTAATGCTCCCTTCTCCATTTCTGAATCTTTGCCACCTTTAAAGCCAACTCATTTTCTAAATAATCACCAGTTTCCTAATGAGCAATTTTATATGCAGAATTCAATGTTTCCTCAAATGAATAATTATAGCAAATCTCTTGaacaaaatattatgaatagCACTATGCCCATTATACCTAATTTAAGTATGCcaacaaatattttaaagcCTATGAATTCTAAACAATCCTTTAATAATTCTCCTATGAATTTCCCCATGAATTCGAGCTCCTTTTTAAATTCTAATGGAGATTATAATGGACAAGAAAATTTAGCTAGTCAAATAGAAAATTTACCTCATACACATAATTTACCAGAAGGCTTACAATGGCACTATCCAGATGGAGTAATGAACAAAACAATAATGAATAACAGATGCGTACCTCCATTAGTTGTTACTTGCCCTCCAGAAATTGGAAGAGTTACTTGTTCTCGTAAAGATATTCAACCAGATATTTTAACTAAAACAGGTGTTTACGAATTTGAcggatttaaaaaaaaaggaactTCTCAATCCCTTTTTCCTCCTTTAGCTCATCATGATCAAGTCCCTTTCTTACCTCCACCAGCAGCACCAGGGACACCTGATGTCAGAACTATTGAAAATAAccaatattaa